One window of Vibrio sinaloensis genomic DNA carries:
- a CDS encoding NAD(P)/FAD-dependent oxidoreductase — MKIAIIGTGISGLTCGYYLHKRHDVTLFEANDYIGGHTATVDVELDGKSYAVDTGFIVYNDRTYPNFIKLMNEIGVTGKPSQMSFSVRNDDNGLEYNGHTISTLFAQKRNWLNPKFYAFIFEILRFNRMVKEVANNGAHSEQTLGDFLSQHAFSDFFSENYILPMGAAIWSSTLADMRAFPLSFFARFFLNHGLLDVTNRPQWYVINGGSREYIKPLTQGFADRIRLNSPVESVVRDQAGVTLQVNGQTERFDQVIFACHSDQARKLLTDAGQSEQQILGDLAYQANDVILHTDESLLPKRKAAWASWNYWLEGSEDQQVRAPTLTYNMNILQHIDAPQTFCVSLNSHDQIDPDKIMRRFVYHHPVFNQKSIAAQQRRNEINGMSRTWFCGAYWYNGFHEDGVRSGLDVVRGIEQLENEMTTRGAA, encoded by the coding sequence ATGAAAATAGCAATTATTGGCACAGGCATCTCGGGGTTAACGTGCGGGTATTATCTTCATAAAAGACACGATGTGACCCTGTTCGAAGCGAATGACTATATCGGAGGCCATACTGCCACCGTCGATGTTGAACTCGATGGCAAAAGCTATGCGGTTGATACGGGCTTTATCGTCTATAACGATAGGACTTATCCCAATTTTATTAAGCTGATGAATGAGATAGGCGTCACCGGCAAACCCAGCCAGATGAGCTTTAGCGTTCGCAATGATGACAATGGCTTAGAGTACAACGGCCACACCATCAGTACGCTTTTTGCTCAAAAGCGCAATTGGCTCAATCCTAAGTTTTATGCGTTTATCTTTGAGATCTTGCGCTTCAACCGCATGGTGAAAGAGGTAGCAAACAACGGCGCACACAGTGAACAAACACTGGGTGATTTTTTATCTCAACATGCGTTTAGTGACTTCTTTAGTGAAAACTACATCTTGCCGATGGGCGCAGCCATCTGGTCGTCTACCTTAGCCGACATGCGCGCGTTTCCCCTCTCTTTCTTCGCTCGATTTTTCTTAAATCATGGGTTGCTAGATGTGACCAATCGCCCGCAGTGGTATGTCATTAACGGCGGCTCAAGAGAGTACATCAAACCGCTGACTCAAGGTTTTGCTGACCGTATCCGCCTTAACAGCCCTGTTGAAAGTGTGGTGCGCGATCAGGCTGGCGTCACTCTACAAGTGAATGGTCAAACTGAGCGTTTCGACCAGGTGATATTCGCCTGCCATAGTGACCAAGCTAGAAAGCTTCTCACTGATGCGGGACAAAGTGAGCAGCAAATTCTAGGTGACCTAGCCTATCAAGCTAACGACGTTATCTTGCATACCGACGAGAGCCTGTTACCCAAACGCAAAGCCGCTTGGGCCTCTTGGAACTACTGGTTAGAGGGCAGTGAAGATCAGCAAGTTCGCGCGCCAACGCTGACCTACAACATGAATATCTTGCAGCATATTGATGCACCCCAAACGTTCTGTGTTTCACTGAATAGCCATGATCAGATTGACCCGGACAAAATAATGCGTCGCTTTGTTTATCACCATCCGGTCTTCAATCAAAAATCAATTGCTGCTCAGCAGAGGCGTAATGAAATCAACGGGATGTCTAGGACTTGGTTCTGTGGCGCTTATTGGTACAACGGCTTTCACGAAGATGGGGTGCGCAGTGGGTTAGATGTGGTCCGCGGAATCGAACAGCTTGAGAACGAGATGACGACTCGAGGAGCGGCGTAA
- a CDS encoding SDR family oxidoreductase yields MKRVLITGATSGIGKQLAIDYAKQGIEVIACGRNRQVLDEMSETHSTITGVAFDLTDLEQTKQALASLEQIPHLWIFNAGDCEYIDDGMIDAALFRRVIEINVLGLTNALEACQGYFQSGHRVAIVGSIASEVALPRAEAYGASKAAVSYLARTLQLDLKPRGVDVSIIYPGFVKTPLTDKNTFEMPMLISTERASEEIRQALAKGKDHIYFPKRFTSILRLIGALPYRWQNALTAKLLAQGQD; encoded by the coding sequence ATGAAACGCGTTTTGATCACCGGAGCAACATCGGGTATCGGCAAGCAGCTTGCCATTGATTACGCCAAGCAGGGCATCGAGGTGATTGCATGCGGGCGTAACCGGCAAGTACTCGATGAAATGAGTGAGACTCATTCTACCATCACTGGTGTTGCGTTTGATTTAACCGATCTCGAACAGACCAAACAGGCACTGGCATCGCTAGAGCAAATCCCGCACTTGTGGATTTTCAATGCTGGGGACTGTGAATACATTGACGATGGCATGATAGACGCTGCTCTATTTCGCCGGGTCATTGAGATTAATGTGCTTGGGTTAACCAACGCATTGGAAGCTTGTCAGGGCTATTTTCAGTCTGGTCATCGAGTAGCGATTGTTGGATCTATTGCCAGTGAGGTTGCGCTGCCAAGGGCAGAGGCGTACGGCGCCTCGAAAGCGGCGGTGAGCTATTTAGCGCGAACCCTGCAGCTTGATCTCAAACCACGCGGGGTCGATGTTTCTATCATCTATCCAGGCTTTGTGAAAACACCATTAACCGACAAAAACACCTTTGAAATGCCAATGCTGATTTCTACCGAACGCGCATCTGAAGAGATTCGACAAGCGCTGGCGAAAGGCAAAGACCATATCTACTTTCCAAAACGTTTCACTTCTATCTTACGTTTGATTGGCGCGCTGCCTTACCGTTGGCAAAACGCATTGACGGCTAAGTTACTCGCTCAAGGACAGGACTAA
- a CDS encoding nuclear transport factor 2 family protein produces MDVQSVSQVYQQLNKSNLHLLSDVYHQQVVFEDAAHRLEGWQQLERYFETLYANVKRCDFNIIEHQQAGDSGFITWQMSLEHPKLSKGAVIQVNGVSHIKFHEGKVIYHRDYFDLGEMLYENLPVLGAIIKTIKQRLGQ; encoded by the coding sequence ATGGATGTGCAGTCGGTGAGTCAGGTATATCAACAACTCAACAAATCCAATCTTCACCTGTTGTCAGATGTCTACCATCAGCAGGTCGTGTTTGAAGACGCCGCGCACCGCTTAGAAGGGTGGCAGCAGCTTGAGCGTTACTTTGAAACCCTGTATGCCAACGTTAAGCGCTGTGACTTTAATATTATCGAGCACCAACAAGCGGGCGACAGTGGCTTTATTACCTGGCAGATGTCGTTAGAGCACCCCAAATTGTCAAAAGGGGCCGTGATTCAAGTCAATGGTGTGAGCCACATTAAGTTTCATGAAGGTAAGGTTATCTACCATCGCGATTATTTCGATCTTGGCGAAATGCTTTATGAGAACCTGCCTGTTTTGGGCGCCATCATCAAAACCATCAAACAGAGGCTTGGCCAATGA
- the htpX gene encoding protease HtpX has product MKRVMLFLATNLAVVLVLSVVLNIVYAVTGMQPGSLSGLLLMAAVFGFGGSFISLMMSKGMALRSVGGMVIESPRNETEHWLLETVRRQSEQVGIGMPTVAIYDSADINAFATGAKRDDSLVAVSTGLLHNMTRDEAEAVLAHEVSHIANGDMVTMTLMQGVVNTFVIFLSRFIANIVASNDNEEEGGSNMMVYFGVSIVLELVFGFLASFITMWYSRHREFHADAGAAHLVGKHKMIAALERLKMSHESQLEGSMMAFGINGKRSMTELLMSHPPLDKRINALRNS; this is encoded by the coding sequence ATGAAGCGAGTGATGTTATTTTTGGCAACCAACCTAGCGGTTGTGCTGGTGCTGAGTGTTGTCCTAAATATTGTTTATGCTGTCACGGGCATGCAGCCAGGGAGTCTATCAGGGCTATTGTTGATGGCAGCTGTGTTTGGTTTTGGGGGTTCTTTTATCTCTTTGATGATGTCAAAGGGAATGGCGTTGCGTTCTGTGGGTGGTATGGTGATCGAATCGCCGCGTAACGAGACAGAACACTGGTTGCTGGAAACGGTGCGTCGTCAATCTGAGCAAGTCGGTATTGGTATGCCAACCGTCGCTATCTATGACTCGGCAGACATCAACGCGTTTGCTACAGGGGCAAAACGTGATGATTCGTTGGTGGCGGTATCGACTGGTCTGTTGCATAACATGACACGTGATGAGGCAGAAGCGGTGCTTGCCCACGAGGTAAGTCATATTGCTAACGGTGATATGGTCACCATGACCCTAATGCAAGGTGTCGTGAACACCTTCGTTATCTTCCTATCGCGTTTTATCGCCAATATCGTGGCATCGAACGACAACGAAGAAGAAGGCGGCAGCAACATGATGGTCTACTTCGGTGTGAGCATCGTGTTGGAGCTGGTGTTCGGATTCTTAGCGAGCTTTATTACCATGTGGTACAGCCGTCATAGAGAGTTTCATGCCGATGCCGGAGCGGCACATTTGGTCGGTAAACACAAAATGATTGCGGCGCTAGAGCGTTTGAAAATGAGTCACGAATCGCAGTTAGAAGGCTCAATGATGGCTTTTGGTATCAACGGTAAACGCTCGATGACAGAGCTGTTGATGAGCCATCCGCCACTTGATAAACGCATCAACGCATTACGCAATTCGTAA
- the bioD gene encoding dethiobiotin synthase: MIDAFFIAGTDTDVGKTVASKAILNALAQQGLRTIGYKPVAAGSDNTELGFRNSDALYLQQAATVDIDYDSVNPYALELPASPHIAAKREGVTIDYAVLSDKLDQHKRSSDIVLVEGAGGWRVPVSDSECLSSWVQQEKLPVVLVVGIKLGCLSHALLTLDAIKADGLEVIGWVANRINPGTEHYADIIAMLEQKISAPKIGEIPYVPSVKRKDLAKYIDVAPLLNG; this comes from the coding sequence ATGATTGATGCATTTTTTATTGCGGGTACGGATACCGATGTTGGAAAAACTGTTGCGTCTAAAGCGATTCTCAATGCGCTTGCGCAGCAAGGTTTGCGAACCATTGGTTATAAACCAGTGGCCGCAGGGAGTGATAATACGGAGCTAGGCTTTCGCAATTCAGATGCGCTTTATTTACAGCAAGCGGCGACGGTTGATATCGATTATGACAGCGTCAATCCATATGCGCTGGAGCTACCAGCTTCGCCGCATATTGCCGCTAAGCGAGAAGGTGTCACTATCGACTATGCAGTATTGAGCGACAAACTTGATCAACACAAGCGCAGCTCCGATATTGTCTTGGTTGAGGGCGCGGGTGGTTGGCGTGTTCCGGTGTCAGACTCAGAGTGTTTGTCGAGCTGGGTGCAACAAGAGAAGTTGCCAGTCGTGCTAGTTGTCGGGATTAAGCTTGGCTGCTTGAGTCATGCCTTGTTGACTTTAGATGCGATTAAAGCTGATGGGTTAGAGGTGATAGGCTGGGTCGCGAATCGAATCAACCCAGGCACCGAGCACTATGCCGATATCATTGCCATGCTAGAACAAAAGATAAGTGCTCCGAAAATTGGTGAGATTCCCTATGTGCCTAGTGTCAAGCGCAAGGATTTAGCCAAGTATATTGATGTCGCACCGCTTCTCAATGGTTAA
- the bioC gene encoding malonyl-ACP O-methyltransferase BioC translates to MEAALNVSYPSVDKKPIAEAFGRAAKTYDRHAAFQRDVGERLLGKMPKDLSGKVVLDLGCGTGYFSQALTERGAEVISFDLSSQMLDAAKQRCANKVVCYLQGDAESLPLCDNSVDYVFSSLALQWCSDFSVPLREIRRVVKKGGQAFVSTLLEGSLIELKQAWAKIDAYQHVNQFTPINQIKIALAQSECDSHQLDLPEITVWYPSAFALMRDLKGIGATHVNGRSQGLTSRRALLGVEREYQAFRNHQGLLPATYQVCLGVIHL, encoded by the coding sequence ATGGAAGCGGCTTTGAATGTCTCTTATCCCAGCGTAGATAAAAAGCCAATTGCGGAGGCGTTTGGCCGCGCCGCAAAAACCTATGATCGTCATGCGGCGTTTCAGCGTGATGTTGGTGAGCGCCTACTGGGTAAAATGCCTAAAGATTTGAGCGGTAAAGTGGTACTCGATTTAGGCTGTGGAACGGGATATTTTTCCCAAGCGTTAACCGAACGCGGTGCTGAAGTGATCAGTTTTGATTTATCGTCTCAGATGCTAGATGCCGCGAAGCAGCGCTGTGCAAACAAAGTCGTTTGTTACCTCCAAGGGGATGCCGAGTCTTTGCCATTGTGTGACAACAGCGTCGACTACGTGTTCTCGAGTCTAGCGTTGCAGTGGTGCTCAGATTTCTCAGTCCCGCTGCGAGAGATCCGTCGCGTGGTGAAAAAGGGCGGGCAAGCCTTTGTCTCAACCCTATTAGAGGGCTCTTTAATTGAGCTCAAGCAAGCTTGGGCAAAGATTGATGCATATCAACACGTGAATCAGTTTACCCCAATCAATCAGATAAAAATTGCGTTAGCGCAATCTGAGTGTGACTCCCATCAACTAGACTTACCCGAAATTACGGTTTGGTATCCATCGGCATTTGCTCTGATGCGCGACTTAAAAGGCATTGGCGCCACTCATGTTAACGGTCGTTCTCAAGGCCTGACCAGTCGCCGTGCATTGCTTGGTGTCGAACGAGAGTATCAAGCCTTTCGGAACCATCAAGGTCTTCTACCTGCAACATATCAGGTTTGTTTAGGGGTTATTCATTTATGA
- a CDS encoding 8-amino-7-oxononanoate synthase: MTCSTMPAFNQRIEQALSARKQQGLQRKLHQIEGGNARELHSAGQRYVNFSSNDYLGLATDKQLTSAWQQGLDKYGNGSGASPLVTGFSPAHAELEQTLCDWLGFERAILFGSGFSANQALLFALLEKQDLLLQDKLNHASLIEAGMLSPATMKRFRHNDIEHLEKLLEPSSLVVTEGVFSMDGDLSLLAEIASKVQPESWLAVDDAHGIGVLGPKGAGSCARAGVVPDVLIVTFGKGFGLSGAAIMCSKALGDYLTQFARHHVYSTAMPPAQAFALNKAAHMIQQQEWRREKLAELSDYYDRLLSDCPEYRYTPTAIKPFVVGESDAANDYSQYLKRQGIWASAIRPPTVAPGSARLRVTLTASHTMHDVELLANQLKRLSQEIG, translated from the coding sequence ATGACCTGTTCTACGATGCCAGCGTTTAACCAGCGTATTGAGCAAGCTCTCTCTGCCAGAAAACAGCAAGGATTACAGCGGAAGCTGCACCAGATTGAGGGTGGGAATGCTCGCGAGTTACATAGTGCTGGCCAGCGCTATGTCAACTTCTCGAGCAACGACTATCTTGGTTTAGCTACGGATAAGCAACTCACAAGCGCTTGGCAGCAAGGGCTGGATAAGTATGGCAATGGCAGTGGTGCCTCGCCGCTGGTGACCGGGTTTAGCCCAGCACACGCAGAGTTAGAACAGACTTTGTGCGACTGGCTTGGTTTTGAACGCGCCATTTTGTTTGGCTCTGGGTTTTCGGCCAATCAAGCCTTGCTGTTTGCATTGCTGGAAAAACAAGATTTGTTGTTACAAGACAAACTCAACCATGCGTCGTTAATAGAGGCGGGCATGCTGTCGCCCGCGACGATGAAGCGTTTTCGTCACAACGATATTGAGCATCTCGAAAAGTTGCTTGAACCTAGCAGCCTAGTCGTGACAGAGGGTGTGTTTAGCATGGATGGCGACCTGTCGTTGCTGGCTGAAATTGCTTCAAAGGTTCAACCTGAGTCTTGGCTCGCAGTGGACGATGCTCATGGCATTGGGGTATTAGGGCCAAAAGGAGCAGGAAGCTGCGCGCGCGCAGGCGTGGTGCCTGATGTGTTGATTGTCACTTTTGGTAAGGGGTTTGGCCTATCCGGCGCGGCGATCATGTGCAGTAAAGCCTTAGGCGACTACCTGACCCAGTTCGCTCGCCACCATGTCTATTCAACCGCTATGCCTCCGGCGCAAGCCTTTGCACTAAACAAAGCCGCGCACATGATTCAGCAACAAGAGTGGCGCCGTGAAAAGCTGGCTGAACTATCAGATTATTACGACCGTCTGTTGAGCGATTGCCCTGAGTATCGTTATACGCCTACCGCGATTAAGCCGTTTGTGGTTGGTGAGAGCGATGCTGCAAATGATTACTCGCAATACCTCAAACGGCAAGGTATCTGGGCGAGTGCGATTCGGCCGCCGACAGTCGCGCCCGGGAGTGCCCGATTAAGGGTAACCTTGACGGCATCACACACCATGCACGATGTTGAATTGCTGGCCAATCAACTCAAACGGCTTAGCCAGGAGATTGGGTAA
- the bioB gene encoding biotin synthase BioB, with protein MEVRHNWTVEQVRALMEKPFMDLIFEAQQVHRKYQQPNQVQVSTLLSIKTGACPEDCKYCPQSARYTTDIEKERLMEVERVLDAAQKAKNAGSTRFCMGAAWKNPKARDMPHLTEMIKGVKEMGLETCMTLGMLTADQAQQLSDAGLDYYNHNLDTSPEFYGNIITTRTYQDRLDTLSHVRDAGMKICSGGIIGMGESANDRAGLLVELANLPTHPESVPINMLVKVKGTPLEKVDDVEPFDFIRLIAIARIMMPQSAVRLSAGRENMNEQMQALCFMAGANSVFYGCKLLTTPNPSEDKDLQLFNKLGINRDEVSQKPDQIEENELLDRVVERVAARPSKDDLFYDASV; from the coding sequence GTGGAAGTTCGTCATAACTGGACCGTCGAGCAAGTTCGTGCGTTAATGGAAAAGCCGTTTATGGACTTGATCTTTGAAGCACAGCAGGTTCATCGCAAGTACCAACAGCCCAACCAAGTACAAGTCAGCACTCTACTTTCAATCAAAACCGGCGCTTGTCCTGAGGATTGCAAATATTGTCCTCAGAGTGCTCGCTATACGACTGACATAGAGAAAGAGCGTTTGATGGAAGTTGAACGTGTGCTTGATGCCGCGCAAAAAGCGAAGAACGCCGGCTCGACGCGCTTTTGTATGGGCGCAGCTTGGAAGAACCCCAAAGCGCGCGATATGCCTCATCTCACCGAGATGATCAAAGGCGTGAAAGAGATGGGACTCGAAACCTGTATGACTTTGGGCATGCTGACCGCTGACCAAGCGCAGCAACTGTCGGATGCTGGACTGGATTATTACAATCACAACTTAGATACCTCACCAGAGTTTTACGGCAACATCATTACCACTCGCACCTATCAAGACAGATTGGACACGCTCTCCCATGTGCGCGATGCGGGAATGAAAATCTGCTCGGGCGGTATTATCGGAATGGGCGAGAGTGCCAACGACAGAGCAGGGCTTTTGGTCGAACTTGCTAACTTGCCGACTCATCCAGAAAGCGTGCCGATCAATATGTTGGTCAAAGTAAAAGGCACGCCATTAGAGAAAGTCGATGACGTCGAGCCATTTGATTTTATTCGCTTGATTGCTATCGCTCGAATCATGATGCCACAGTCGGCAGTGCGTCTGTCGGCAGGGCGTGAAAACATGAATGAACAGATGCAAGCGCTCTGCTTTATGGCTGGTGCCAACTCGGTGTTTTATGGTTGTAAGCTGCTCACCACGCCTAACCCATCGGAGGATAAAGACTTACAGTTGTTCAATAAGCTTGGCATCAATCGTGATGAAGTGTCACAAAAGCCCGATCAGATTGAAGAGAACGAGCTGCTTGACCGAGTCGTCGAACGCGTTGCTGCTAGACCGAGTAAGGATGACCTGTTCTACGATGCCAGCGTTTAA
- the bioA gene encoding adenosylmethionine--8-amino-7-oxononanoate transaminase: MDLTFDRRHIWHPYTSTLTPLTCYPVTSAQGVSLYFEDGREVIDGMSSWWSAIHGYNHPELNAAAHAQIDKVSHVMFGGITHQPAIDLCKKLLALAPDNLQHVFLADSGSVAVEVSLKMALQYWHAKGESRSKFLTLRDGYHGDTFAAMSVTDPDNSMHSLYKGFLPEHIFANSPKTGFWQEWDESDLDDFTAKLTRHHTEIAAVILEPIVQGAGGMRIYHPKFLQGVRELCDQFGVLLILDEIATGFGRTGKMFACEHAAIEPDILCVGKALTGGYMTLSATMTTSKVADTVCGGEAGCFMHGPTFMGNPLACAVATASMALLERNEWQQQTKQIEQLFSELLPNLAQYDLVADVRWLGAIGVVETKRPVNMEAIQAHFVEQGVWIRPFGKLIYMMPPFISQPEHIEKLVDAVESALKREECFSG; the protein is encoded by the coding sequence ATGGATCTTACCTTTGATCGCCGTCATATCTGGCATCCCTACACATCAACCCTAACACCTCTGACCTGCTATCCCGTGACTTCAGCTCAAGGGGTTTCCCTCTATTTTGAGGATGGTCGAGAAGTTATCGATGGTATGTCTTCTTGGTGGTCAGCCATTCATGGCTACAATCATCCTGAGTTAAATGCCGCCGCCCATGCGCAGATTGATAAAGTCTCGCACGTGATGTTTGGCGGAATCACCCACCAACCTGCCATTGATTTATGTAAAAAGCTGCTAGCGTTAGCCCCTGATAATCTGCAACACGTTTTTTTGGCCGACTCAGGCTCTGTCGCCGTCGAAGTCAGCTTGAAAATGGCGCTACAGTATTGGCATGCAAAAGGGGAATCTCGGTCTAAATTTCTGACCCTACGAGATGGCTATCATGGCGATACCTTTGCGGCTATGTCGGTGACAGATCCGGACAACTCGATGCACTCCTTGTATAAGGGTTTTCTTCCCGAGCATATCTTTGCCAACTCGCCAAAAACAGGGTTCTGGCAAGAATGGGATGAGTCAGACTTGGATGACTTCACAGCCAAGTTAACCCGGCACCACACAGAGATTGCGGCCGTCATTCTAGAGCCGATAGTCCAAGGCGCAGGTGGGATGCGTATCTACCATCCGAAGTTTTTGCAAGGGGTGAGAGAGCTATGTGACCAATTTGGTGTGTTGTTGATCTTAGATGAGATCGCGACAGGGTTTGGCCGCACAGGCAAGATGTTTGCGTGTGAACATGCCGCGATTGAGCCTGACATTCTTTGTGTCGGCAAGGCGCTTACCGGTGGTTATATGACCCTCTCTGCTACGATGACAACTTCAAAAGTTGCCGATACCGTATGTGGTGGTGAGGCAGGCTGTTTTATGCATGGCCCCACGTTTATGGGTAACCCGTTGGCGTGTGCCGTGGCAACTGCCAGCATGGCGCTGCTAGAGCGCAATGAATGGCAACAGCAGACAAAACAGATTGAGCAACTCTTCTCTGAGTTACTGCCAAACTTAGCTCAATACGACCTGGTTGCCGATGTGCGCTGGCTCGGCGCAATTGGCGTAGTGGAGACCAAGCGACCAGTCAACATGGAAGCGATTCAAGCACACTTCGTCGAGCAAGGGGTCTGGATTCGACCTTTTGGTAAGTTGATCTACATGATGCCGCCGTTTATTAGTCAGCCGGAGCATATTGAGAAGTTGGTTGATGCAGTTGAATCGGCGTTGAAACGAGAAGAATGCTTTAGTGGTTAA
- a CDS encoding YccT family protein, which yields MKKTLTIFASLMAFNLSAAELVPASGVSILYINGQEAQSKIRANQVDSGFNQVVVRMDKDVGRGSGNGVFTSKPYVITFDVTGEQIKIDHPTARSIKEAEIAFKNDKPKWSITQDGQPIKYQQELLPGKKGMLPYMGMAELIESYNQQKGIYFDNGQLVDKPVEVKALPVAAAATAVAATTKTKPTANQPKATPSSNVEQLKAWYLKSSKEERKAFRRWMIDQE from the coding sequence GTGAAGAAAACTCTTACTATTTTCGCCAGTTTAATGGCATTCAATTTGTCGGCAGCGGAGCTGGTTCCTGCTAGTGGCGTATCTATCTTGTACATTAATGGTCAAGAAGCTCAATCTAAGATCCGTGCTAATCAAGTTGATTCCGGTTTTAATCAAGTTGTGGTCCGCATGGATAAAGACGTGGGTCGAGGCAGCGGAAATGGGGTGTTTACTTCTAAGCCGTATGTGATCACCTTTGATGTCACGGGTGAACAAATCAAAATCGACCACCCGACAGCACGCAGTATCAAAGAAGCTGAAATCGCGTTTAAAAATGACAAGCCTAAATGGTCGATTACTCAAGATGGACAGCCGATCAAATACCAACAAGAGCTGTTGCCAGGTAAAAAGGGCATGTTGCCGTATATGGGAATGGCGGAGTTGATCGAAAGTTACAACCAACAAAAAGGCATCTATTTCGATAATGGTCAATTGGTTGATAAGCCAGTTGAAGTCAAAGCGTTGCCAGTCGCTGCAGCGGCGACTGCGGTAGCGGCAACAACAAAAACCAAGCCAACAGCGAATCAACCGAAGGCTACGCCTTCGAGTAACGTCGAGCAACTTAAAGCCTGGTACCTAAAATCTTCTAAAGAGGAGCGTAAAGCGTTCCGCCGCTGGATGATTGACCAAGAGTAA
- a CDS encoding porin, translated as MKKTLVALSVLAAASAQAGIEVYNQDGVTVNLKGDIEVVYKKGTAKDSEFTQEIQDADFGFDVRYAMNDEVSFGGYWEFDGASSDVTAGKDSYAKVGDAYVAFYTNSYGSIKFGRTCGALDDAGVGSDYQFGITSFFNNDSSFCADEMVRYDFDNGSFYATVALAQDEKNVDRMGKDGHYVDGKLGYRVAGFDFTAYYAQADLSAKAASTEFRLITADDVTKGLDVDGVGAGNYGKATISAKPQTDEKLMALEARYSGVENLGLGLGYYTVEVKPAAGTKVDADVIALGVDYTVSGVKLAAGYDIVDVDGAAKKTKNWFLNAGYGIAPSTTAYVEVGGNNKDNSETGVAVGVKASF; from the coding sequence ATGAAAAAGACTCTAGTAGCTCTTTCAGTTCTAGCAGCAGCATCAGCACAAGCTGGTATTGAAGTGTACAACCAAGATGGCGTAACAGTTAACCTTAAAGGCGACATCGAAGTAGTATACAAAAAAGGTACAGCAAAGGATTCTGAGTTCACTCAAGAAATCCAAGATGCAGACTTCGGTTTTGACGTTCGTTACGCAATGAACGACGAAGTAAGCTTCGGTGGTTACTGGGAATTTGACGGCGCAAGCAGCGACGTTACAGCTGGTAAAGATTCTTACGCTAAAGTTGGTGACGCTTACGTTGCTTTCTACACTAACTCTTACGGTTCTATCAAGTTTGGTCGCACTTGTGGCGCGCTAGATGACGCTGGTGTTGGTTCTGACTACCAATTCGGTATCACTTCATTCTTCAACAACGACAGCTCTTTCTGTGCTGACGAAATGGTTCGTTACGACTTCGACAACGGCTCTTTCTACGCAACAGTTGCTCTAGCGCAAGACGAGAAAAACGTTGACCGCATGGGTAAAGATGGCCACTACGTAGACGGTAAACTTGGCTACCGCGTTGCTGGTTTTGATTTCACAGCTTACTACGCTCAAGCTGACCTAAGCGCTAAAGCTGCTTCTACTGAGTTCCGCTTAATCACTGCTGACGACGTAACTAAAGGTCTTGACGTAGATGGTGTTGGTGCAGGTAATTACGGTAAAGCAACTATCAGCGCTAAGCCACAAACTGACGAAAAGCTAATGGCTCTAGAAGCTCGCTACTCAGGTGTTGAAAACCTAGGTCTAGGTCTTGGTTACTACACTGTAGAAGTTAAGCCGGCAGCAGGCACTAAAGTTGATGCTGACGTAATTGCTCTAGGCGTAGACTACACTGTAAGCGGCGTTAAACTAGCAGCGGGTTACGACATTGTTGACGTAGATGGTGCGGCTAAGAAGACTAAAAACTGGTTCCTAAACGCAGGCTACGGTATCGCACCAAGCACAACAGCTTATGTTGAAGTTGGTGGTAACAACAAAGACAACTCTGAAACTGGCGTAGCAGTTGGTGTTAAAGCTAGCTTCTAA